From Bacillota bacterium, one genomic window encodes:
- the opuCD gene encoding glycine betaine/carnitine/choline/choline sulfate ABC transporter permease OpuCD, whose product DIIVRGSNATNGTAIILAGAIPTALMAVIADLVMGWLERALSPIKKKKGNFIIADRKTTSI is encoded by the coding sequence GGGACATCATCGTCAGAGGATCAAACGCCACAAACGGAACCGCGATTATATTAGCGGGAGCGATCCCCACAGCTCTGATGGCGGTGATTGCCGATTTGGTCATGGGCTGGCTTGAACGAGCATTAAGCCCGATTAAAAAGAAAAAAGGAAATTTTATTATAGCTGATAGAAAAACCACCTCTATTTAA